Within the bacterium genome, the region GAATATATCTTCAATACTACAATTTAATACCTGGGCTATTTTATGAGCTAATGATAAAGTAGGTCTTCTTTTACCCGATGTTATTAAATTAATGTAGTTTGATGAAACGCCAACTTGATTAGCTAAGGAAACTTGAGTAATGTCTTTTTTCTGTAAAATTTGATAAAGTTTATTCTCATTCATCATTATTTAACTACATTATATATTATTCTTATTTTAAATGAAAGAAGAAATTGAGTGTAAGCATCTAACTAATAGAAAGTTTTTGCAAAAAAATACTTGACAAATTGTAAAAGATAGGGTATAATTAAAAAACAAGGACAAGAAAATAATTAATACTCATGGTTAAAAAAGTTAATCCAGGATAAAGTCTATTGAGAATTACATTATTTTTTTGGAGGTGAGGTTAAAATGTGTAAAAGAATTTTTTTAGGGTTAATAATTATTGGGGTGTGTGGTGTAAGTGTTCTGGCTCAGGACAAGGACAAAGAAGACCCACTCAGTTTGGTCTATGAACAAGTGTATCCTGAATTTGAGAAGACGAAAGATTTGAAGGAGGTAGAATATACCCCGCTATTTCTTACGGAAGGTAAATTTTCTGCCCAGGAAGTAAAAACCATAGGTATCAAAACCAACTTAAAGGGAGAGAAGAAGACTCTTTCAATGTGTTATCCAAAGGTAGTGTTAAAAGAGGTAAATGATGAGAAAGAGTTGTTGTTCCTGGATAAATTAGGGAAGATAATAAAGAGATACCCTCTGGAGTGGGAAGATGTATTTTGGTCTGAAAACAAAAAGTATCTTTGTTTTTATCGAGATAAAAAGATAGTAGTTATAGATAGTGAAGGGAAGGAGTTGTGGAGTTATAAGTATTTGCCAATTAGTGATATTCATGTCTCCCCAAATGGTGATTATGTCATTGAAGAACCTGATGTTGACTATGGCGGGTATGATGAGATAGAGATTCATTATCAAACAGGCAAACATAAGAAGATAGAACTACCTCCGACTGGTTTACCCTTTTATCTGGATATTTCAGAGAATGGAGAATATTTTTGTGTTACCATAGGAGCGTATCTGCTCCTATTTGATAAGTATGGAAAAGAGATGTGGAGAAGAGAAGGAGGTTTCGGGAGAGAATATTGTTACTTCCTAAAGAATGAGTTTATTGGGGCAATGAATCACCAAGTCATTGGTGATGAAGAGATTACTTACTTTAATCTCTTTGATATAAAGGGAAACTTGCTCTGGAGAAACAGGGTATTCTCAGCAGTTGAGGATGTATGTTATCTTAAGGATGAAGGCAAGGTTTATGTTTTATCAGCCTGGGGGCATTTCTTTTTATTTGATGTCAAAAACGGTAAGTTATTGGCAAAGTATAGTGATGAAAATGCCCCTGTTTTTAAGCCTCCGCTTTTCTCAGGTAAAGGGATATGGGCACCGTCACCACTGGCGCCTAATTGGAGAGGGATAATCATTAATCCAAATTTTGACAGGATAATTACTCACGATTTAAGAAAGTATTATTATAAGGGAGAAACCGAACGGGTGGAATTGTTCGATAAAGATTTAAGAAAGTTGGGACAAAAAGAATATCCTCGGGAATCTATTAAGATAAATTTTCTGGAGCCTGTCATACGATTCTCGAATGATAATCTGTTATCCATAATGACAAAGGAAGGATTAAAGACTTATGAAATCAAGTAAGATATTTATTTTAGGATTAAGTTTGATAGTAATAGCGAAGTGGGTATATTCTTATAACTGGCCTTTTGCAAAGACTAATGAGCAAGTCCCTATCACTGGTGTAATAGGAGAGTTTACGGGGAATCCGGGGACACAATACTTATTTCCTTTTAATTAGTATTGTGTCCCCCGATTTTCCCGATTTTCCGTCCCCCCGATTTTCCGTCCCCCGATTTTCCTTCCTCCCCCGATTTTCCCGTGTCCCCCGATTTTCCCGATTTTCAATCTATTTTCAATCTATCTATGATCTTTTTGGTGATCTCGATTATTAATTGAATAGTTCGAATATCTTTATTCTTTAAATAAGTAATAAATTCAGATAAAATTTTGTCTCTTTCATCAAGTTTTTCATCAGGGAAGTGAAAGAAATCTTCAATTTTAATATTTAATGCATCAGCAAACTTTTTTAATGTCTGGATAGTAGGTGTGCGTTCACCCCGCTCTATTTGTCCAATAAAGTTATCACTCAAATCTGTAAGTTCAGCAAGTTGTGCTTGTGTATAACCTAATAGTTTTCTTAAATTTCTTATTTGAGCACCTAATTGTAATTTAATTTCATCCATTTTTGTAAATATAACATATTTTTGGATAAATTAGTATAAACTAAAAGCATTCTTTTTAAAAAAAAATACTTGACATTTAGCGTATATTGTGGTATAATTAAAACAAGGAGAAGAAAAGGTATGAAATTTCAATCAATACTTAAGACTAACAAGACAATCCAAAGATAAAATCATAGAGGAATAGGATTGCTTTATTTTTTATTAGTAAGCGGATCCCTGAACCTGTCAGGAACGGGTTTAACGGATAAAAACAGATAAAAAATAATCTGATCAATCCGCTTAATCCGATTACTAAAAAAGAGAGGTGAAAGGCTATGTTTAAAGACAAGTTAAGGAAAGGGCTGATTTGCTTGCTGGCAATAGGAGTGCTTGCAAGCACAGGATGGGCTATGGGCAAGAAACCCGCTCAAGAGCAAGCTATGGTAGAGAAACTTCAAGCAATGGCTCAGCCAGAGGCTAAAAAGAATCCAGGGGTGGCAGAGGCTAATAATGAGCCAGCTAAGGCTGAGGCAATAGAGCAGACAGGAACTCAGACAGCAGAGGCTCAAGTAATAGAGCCAAAGTTAGTTATGGAGTATAAGCTCCCTGAAGGAGAGGAGATTGTTGATGTCATCTTTGGTGAAGCAACAATGACAGTGAAAGAGGCAAGGGCTTTGGGGATAAAGGGATTGGAAAAGAGGCAGGAAACAGAATTGGTAAAGGTAAGATATCCAAAAGTGGTATACACTACGAAAATAGTTAAATTTTTAGATAAAAGTGGAAAAATTTTGAAAACAATTTCTTTAGAAAAAGAGTCCTGGATTGAAAAAAGGATTAACCGTAATATCTATAAAAATATAGAAAAGGATATGATTGCAAAAAAGAATGCAGAGATTATAGGACTGATAATCAGAGAGATAGGATCAGGGGAGCTTTTTTATGAAGAAGCAGATAGATTTATTCTGTTAGACTTAACAGGGGATCCATTATGGGAGAAACAATTTGATGGGCGAGCAATTTTTCGAGAGCTTTGCTCAATCTCTGAAAATGGAGAGATAATTGTGATACATACTGAAGATACAACAGGATCAGAAGATTACCCTGACCAGATTCTTTATGTTTATGACAAGAATGGTAAAGAGATTCTAACATCTCCTCCTCTTATTAAAACAAAAGGTGGACATGGAGAATATAGATATGGTTGTGCAAGAATAAGAATACTCTCACCGAATGGAAGATATTTAGCTGTTCATACATATGATTATTTAAGAAAATATTACAACATTCTTTTTTATGATTTAAAGAAAAAAACATTTTGGGATGCAGAGGAAGATTATATTATTGATGGAATTTCAAACGATGGCATTGCTAAAGTGGAAAAATCTGGTGACAAACTAATCATCAGGATAGATTTAAAGAAATATTTAGGAGAATAAATCAATGAAGATTAAATGGATTATAGCAGTTTTATGGCTACTGATTCATCCAGCAACTTTATTTTCCCAAACCTTACCTCCGCCTGGCAGTTGGACTATTACTTCAGATTATGGACCCAGAGCTTTAGCTGGCCACTACTGGCATGGAGGGATAGATTATGGGGGGCCTTACGGTGCTTCAATTCAGGCTGTTGAAGGTGGAGACATTGATAGGATAAGATATTTGGAGGGTGGTTGGAATTTGAGGATTCAAAGTTCGTTAGGAAATTGGGAATATATTCATATTTTTAACGATGGACCTTTACCAATAACTTTAGGTAACTGGGAACTAAGAAATGCTACATTAGTAAATCCTAATAATCCAAATGATGTTACTTACTCAAATGTTATAATTTTATGGTCAGGAACAATGGCAACAGAGGTGTTGTCCGAAGAGGGTTATTCTGGCCGTTGGATCCGAAATCCCAATGGCTCATACATAAGAGAGACAACTGGTGCTACAGCAACAACAAGAGCCTCTATAGAACAATCTGAAGCAATAGCTCCTGTTGGAAATTCAGGAGGTGTACCTACTCATCTTCATTTGGAATATAACAATGGTGATGATAACCCCCTCTTACATGTAAACCACAACCCATCTAACTACTCCATTACCTTCCAGCATCCAACAGATGCGGATGATGGGGTGAGTGATGGGAGGATAACTGTTTTCCATAACAGACCTATTACTGAACGAATAAATACACGGATAAATACAACCACCGGCCTTGATTTAAATAGGGTAAGATTCTTCATTGACCTGATTGATGATAATCATCGTCTATGGAGGTCTTGCTACGGTGGTAGGAATGATGATGAAGGTAGGGTTAATACTCGGAATCCCATGGGATAATTGATGGTATTGACCCTAATCCATTCCCTGTGTGTTCAGATTCCACCCTACCGTTTAACAATTTCTAAAAAAGACTCAAGATATTTTATATCTTTATTTTTTAGAATGGATAATATCTGTTCCATTAACAAATCTTTCTGAGTGATAATTTTGTTATCTTTAGGAATTTGACTCAAAAGAAGATAACCGATTGAGACATCAAGAGCATTAGCAACTTTGGATATACTTTCTAAAGTTAAATTTCGTTCTCCGCGCTCAATTGCACCAATCGACCGAT harbors:
- a CDS encoding helix-turn-helix domain-containing protein, encoding MMNENKLYQILQKKDITQVSLANQVGVSSNYINLITSGKRRPTLSLAHKIAQVLNCSIEDIFFPHAVKPQTIDKEIIADKISNIITIGNTILDYLKK
- a CDS encoding helix-turn-helix transcriptional regulator, which produces MDEIKLQLGAQIRNLRKLLGYTQAQLAELTDLSDNFIGQIERGERTPTIQTLKKFADALNIKIEDFFHFPDEKLDERDKILSEFITYLKNKDIRTIQLIIEITKKIIDRLKID
- a CDS encoding helix-turn-helix transcriptional regulator, with the translated sequence MLEICQLIGIRVRQIRKELRLTQEQLAEKADMDYRSIGAIERGERNLTLESISKVANALDVSIGYLLLSQIPKDNKIITQKDLLMEQILSILKNKDIKYLESFLEIVKR